The Quercus robur chromosome 3, dhQueRobu3.1, whole genome shotgun sequence DNA segment GCGTATAGGACCTCATTGGCCttaggactggacatgataggtggatGGGATAAGTATTCTTTGAGTTGATGGAAGGCCACAATACAGTCCTCGGACCACTCAAACCatttccacttgttgatcaagaGATAGAATGGTCTACATTTATCCACCGACCTGGAAATGAATCAATTCAGGGCTGCGATCATCCCAGTAAGTTTTTGAACCTCCTTGGCGTTTTGCGGTGGTTTTAGATCATTTATAGCCTTGATCTGGTCGGGGTTAACCTTAATTCCCCTATGAGTAACCATGTAGCCTAGAAACTTGCTTGATCCCACACCAAAtgagcatttggaagcatttAGGCGTAGCTTATGCTTCCTTAAGACACCAAAGGTGCTTCTGAGGTCTCCTAAATGCTtggacaccactttactcttcaccaccatatcatcgACATAGATTTCGATGCTCTTGCCTAACTGCGGCTCAAACATTCTCGtcgtcatcatcctttgataagtGGGCCCTGCGTTCTTCAGTCCGAATGGCATTACCTTGTAGTGATAGTTCTCAGTTGGTGTTACGAAGACTGTCTTCTCCTGATCCTCTAGGGCTAGTATTTGATAATagccttgaaaggcatctaagaagctcatccgaggatggcttGCTATTGCATCCACCAGCTGGTCTATTTGAGGCATAGGGAACGAGTCTTTTGGGCATGCTTTATTTAGgtttgtgaagtccacacaaacccGCCATTTCCCACTTTTCTTCTTGACCACCACGGTGTTGGCCAATCATTCAAGataaaaaacctctttgataGCACCCGCACGCTTAAGCTTCGCCACTTCGTCCCTAATCACATCGGCGTGCTCTTTTGATGGGCGACGGGGCGGCTACTTCTTGGGAGTGATGGACGGGTTGACATTGAGATGGTGACAGATGAAGGCTGGATTAATCTCGAGAGCATCGCAGGCATCCCATGCAAATACGTCAATATTCCTTTTGAGAAACTCAATTAACTCCTCTTTCTCCTAAAGCGGCAGCTGAGCCCctacctgaaagaacttctctgGGTCACCACCAATAACCACCTCCTTTAGATCTTCGCATTTAGCCTCCTCGGCAGCTGTATCAGGAGGTGAAACTGAGGcccttgattgctataaattCTTTTCAGCAGAGGTCGAGGACTCTACATCAAGCCAATGTGAGATGGCAGCCACCACACACTACCTTGCCGTGGATTGGCAGCCACGGATTTCGAGAATTTAGTCCCCTGACgggaatttcaccttctgaTGCAATGAGGAAGTAACAACCCCTAAGGTATGGAGTCAGGGCCTATCGACGATGGCTGTGTAGGGAGAGTAGGTGTCCACCACGATCAAGTTCACCTCCACTATTTCTAGGCCGGTCTGGATGGGTAACCTAATCATGCCTTTTGGAATGACCAGCTTCCCATCGAAGCTCATTAGAGGAGAGTTATAGGGCATCAAATCCTCCGGTTTTAACCTCAGCCCCTTATAGAGGTCGGGGTACATAACCTCGGCCGCATTGCCGCCATCCACCATCACTCTTTTCACATCGTAGTCCCCAATTCTAAGAGTGATCAATAGCGCATCATCATGGGGCTAGGTGGTTCTGATCTTGTCCTTTTCTGAAAAACTCAAGATTGGGCGAAAATTCATTCTAGCCCTCTTCGGCCCTGGCTAGGACTCCTCGGCAGGTAGCTGAGTAACGAACAACACTCGTGAAGGGCGCGTGCTTGTTCTTCCTAGCGTGGCTAGGATTACATTGATCGTCCTGACGAGTGGCCTTAGGGCAGTATCTTTCTGGGGTTCCTAGTGGGTTTGGCCTTGATGACCCCCGGAATGATGTAGAATGTGCttcagctttccttctcggactagCTGGTTTAGGTAGTTCCAGAGGTTCCTGCAGTTCTCCATGGTGTGTCTGTGGTCTTGGTGGTATTAGTAATAAAATTTCTGATTGCGCCTCATAGACTCTCCCGCCATTTTATTCGGTCACTTGAAGTAGGGCTCgttcttgattttctccaaCACCCGATATACTTGTTCTCGGAATACAGTATTGACAGTCTATGTGTTGGCTGCTTCGGATTACCCTATGAAATCTCTCCTCGGGCGACTGCTGTTAtatcggtccgacctgaaatccctcttctcttGAGGGATAATCTTCTCTTTTCCCTTACCTTACAGCTGGTCTTCCTCTACTCGTTTATACTTGTTGATCCGATTCATCAGTTGGCACACACTGGTGGCCGGCTTGCCAGTCAGAGACTTCTTCAAGCCGTGCTCGGCTGGGAGACTGtttttgaaggtgctgatggtgACATCGTCAAAATTGTCGCCTATTTCattatacatctcccaatatctgtcaGAGTAGGCCTTTAGAGTTTCTCCATCATGCATGAGTAACAACAATAAAGCGCTTAAGGGTTGAGGAGCTTTGATGTTTGTGACGAAACGGGAGCCAAAAGTTTGGGTTAGCTGCCTATAAGAATCTATGGAATTCATCTTTAagccattgaaccacctcatcgccactaGTCCCAAACTAGACGGGAAAACCTTGCACTTCAGCGCCTCGTTTTTAGAATGGACAGCCATCctctggttaaactggctcacgtgctccgcGGGGTCTGTTTTACCGTTGTAAATGGTGAAGGTTGGCTGCTGGAATCGTTGAGGAAGTTTAGCCCTTTCTATGTGGTGTGTGAAAGGTGACTTGGAGAGTTGATCCAGTGCCCTGCTCATGGCGTTGTTTCCCAAGCCCTTAGGAGATGGGTTTTTACGCTTACGCCTTTGGTAGTGCTCTTCTTCGTGAGAAAAGGTCTCACTTAGGGGAGTTCTCGATCTTTGCCTATAGTCATCGTTACTTTCATCATTGGAGGGTATGTTAAGCCTAGAATGAGATCGCCCTCGTTGTGCATGGCGCAGCCTTCTCTTCAAATCATCTATCTCTTGCTGCATGGCCTGCTTATCATTCTGACTTTGGGATACATGACTCCTAACTTCTTCTGGTTGCACGACCTGGTTGTTATTTCATCTTTGGAGCACATGACTGCCCACACGAGAATAGCTTTTGCTGGTTTGAGTGGTGTGCGCAATTCACTCTCGGAACCTTCCATTCTCTTCATTTTGATCATGCTCAAGGTTAGGAAAGTTGCCCTGTTGTTGGGATCTAGTCGGTTTAGGCTAATGGGAGTCCGCTTGATGAGGGTCTGATCCTACCATGCTTGATTGTTGCTCTTACTAAcacacaagttctccccacagacggtgccaattgtagggcCTGAGTTCGAGCACTTCTTCTATTGGATGTGTAGGCTCAAGCCTaactagcccaatacaataaatttatagagaatgagtTTAAGAACTAAGACTTAGTCAGGATTACACAACTAGACACTGTTATATATGGATTGAATAACAAGGATATAGACTAAAGTATGAAATTCTGTCCTCGGGCACTTCGTCCAAGGAACTTAGTGTTCTTATTCTTTCTTCAATACTAGGTTACAAAAGTTTCCATGATCATGCAAATTGCTCCcgtattctctttttttctcttcctcctgATTTTCGATCCCCCATTCTTGGAggatctcttacattatatatctcATTCCAAtcgatcttggccctccatctgttgatcatgcaGGTCCTTACTcaagtgcttgtcccatcagccaccttcccaaaccctctgtgagttacGGCAACCAAGaccgcactgttcaggggtcatttcctcattaatgtggccagaatGTTAGttgggtgcatttaatgcgaaggtgacagtttctccttgaattGCTCCTATACCATACCCCCATGGGTGTCCTACTGTACTTGTCCTTTTTCTAGAGGCGCTctgggaggctgcctttgacAGCGTGTCGTTCTTTCCTTTTGGGATCTGGAATGCCGAGAACAGGATCATCCTTGGTAATATTTCTAGgctatttgggctttctttgttcgtcctcggccatttcttcctcctcggcgtgggccttgGGCTTAGTATAAAATGGGTTGaggttgtcaaattctttggccccacattattatttttttttcattttaaactttggctattttataagaaaagttaaataaatatatgacaaattgtaattggtggaacataaaataaaatacaagtgTGGTACATGAGATTTGTATTCGTCTTAGGAAGCTTCAACCATAGACTAATTGCTTTAGTATGTTTGGGTACTGATGAAACCATATGCATCTACGTCTgcatttccttcttttttttttagcattttgtgGCTGTGGTGGGAGTTTTAGTGGGTCCCgtacactgttcacgggacccacaaatcttttttttcaacaaaatttttattaaaaatgggtctcacagcAATATTc contains these protein-coding regions:
- the LOC126719438 gene encoding uncharacterized protein LOC126719438, whose translation is MQQEIDDLKRRLRHAQRGRSHSRLNIPSNDESNDDYRQRSRTPLSETFSHEEEHYQRRKRKNPSPKGLGNNAMSRALDQLSKSPFTHHIERAKLPQRFQQPTFTIYNGKTDPAEHVSQFNQRMAVHSKNEALKCKVFPSSLGLVAMRWFNGLKMNSIDSYRQLTQTFGSRFVTNIKAPQPLSALLLLLMHDGETLKAYSDRYWEMYNEIGDNFDDVTISTFKNSLPAEHGLKKSLTGKPATSVCQLMNRINKYKRVEEDQL